One Bufo gargarizans isolate SCDJY-AF-19 chromosome 4, ASM1485885v1, whole genome shotgun sequence DNA window includes the following coding sequences:
- the LOC122936323 gene encoding PH-interacting protein-like produces the protein MSSSSSQHSTELQSELYFLISRFLEDGPCQEAAQVLIREMEKKELLPRRVDWTGEEHTRTYQNLPVSEEAPGVADERVSPCDWGTEFSSDMMGYWGSHLQSALRTTY, from the exons ATGTCCTCCTCCAGCAGCCAGCACAGCACCGAGCTCCAGTCCG AgctctatttcctcatttccagATTCCTGGAAGATGGACCCTGCCAGGAGGCAGCTCAG GTCCTGATCCGAGAAATGGAAAAGAAGGAG CTGCTGCCTAGGAGGGTGGACTGGACCGGCGAAGAGCACACCAGGACTTACCAAAATTTG CCGGTGTCAGAGGAAGCTCCAGGTGTGGCTGATGAAAGGGTCTCCCCCTGTGATTGGGGCACCGAATTTTCCAGTGACATGATGGGATACTGGGGGAGCCATCTGCAATCAGCCCTAAGGACCACCTATTAA